The nucleotide sequence tgtgtgtgtgtggagtgGCTTTGAATTTATTTGCACGTGAAATTATTCGCGGGAGCGTTGAACATTTTCGTTGCTGCTGCGGCATAATTTTGACTTTCTGTGCATGTCGGATTCGTCGCAATTAATCAGTCCTTTCAATATCGGAATAAGCAAATCTTCAAACAGTACTTAGTCGCTTGCATAGTAGCGCTGCGTGAAATCGAAAAATAACGTATACGCTGAGAGtttccacctcctcctccttcttcggCGAAATTTGATAGCACTACTATCAAATTTCATTTACGCGCCTGTGCCACTGCAACCGTAGTACGCAGAGGCGTATAGTGGGCAGCGTTCATTTTTTCTCCCCCGGCTGGCGATAATTTCCCCGGACGCTTTGGCTACTGGGCCGTTTGTCGATTCGCGAGAATCGTTAATTCCCAGCCGATACTTTGCACAGAGCGTACTTACGTGTGCCGGtcgattttttagagatatgcTCTGATATCTGTCAATTTTGGGAggcagctttagttttaattACGAAGAATGTGCGTGATAAACTTGATTCTTCGTATACGCCAAgtgttttaattgaatattttaataaaaatgtaaattcaCGCAACAAACGCagtataaattaatgaaatttttcaatatcctTCGCCCCTTAACTGAAGAGTGAAGCACGTATTTTCATCGGAATGTCGATGTGATATTATCAATACGGTTTTTGTAATATGCATTTTCTTACTTAATTCGTGCGTCAATTATCGTGCAGACAGAGATTATGCATTATTGACTATTAACAATAGAAGTCAATAAATAACATATAGCACGTGATCGAGTATCATTTGACCGATAGGATGTTGTGGATTGGAATTTTAATGTCGGTTGCTTCTCATGATGAAACAGGGCAAAGGGCGAAATACAAGCTCGTGTTCAATTCACAATTTAATTATCGTGACTaagacttgaaaaaaaaacgtgccTCATTATCAGATCGgcttaatttttaataagtttTAAATTTAGGAGGTTGCGACAAAGAAAATTTTCCTAAATCAAGATAAGCTCCGGTGAGACGTTTAATCAATCGGTATAATATGCAATAATCCACACAAATCCCGCTTATTATTCACCTATTTCTGCGAAGTCGATCAACGTTACGAAGGGGTATTTCCTTTTTACAAGCGACCCAGTTTATTCAATTTACGTGTACGTACGTGCTTCCCTTATTGATATTTTCTCTCGATTAGAAGAACGAGACAAAGGAATCCGACTGTCAATAAGTACATCTGCCAGTAGCCTCGCAAATAGTTTGTAATTTCCTGTTACGTTTCTGGCTAACAACACTTTATAAacacgagaaaaaaaacgcgagaATAAGAATTCAGGCGTGCGGGATTGCGGGATTGAACTTATCTAATCTCTTATCCGCGTAAAGCCTGTAAAAACGACGTAAAACGAGAATAGGAATCGGATTATTGGAAAAGTGTAACACACCTACAGGGAACGAACATAATTGTTCCATTCTAAAAATTCGATCAGTTCATCGACTCATCATCATCAGTCGATCGGCGCATAGTCAGAAGAGCGCGATAAGCTCAAGGGTCTTATCGCCCGCTATCTTTTCATATAAGAAGACAAACGTAGTCCATTAAGACTCTCGATTTATTGGCGCGAGCTTCAGTTTGACAATAGCTCGCTACGTGCTACACACTCAGCGCGCGGACATGCGAGTCGCTGTTTTTTGGACTCTCGCGGCCCTGGTGGCTTGCGCTTGTGCCGCGGAACAAagtgagtatatatatatatatatatatatatatatatatatatatatatatataggaccTGCTAGCAAAAAATAATCCGCTGACATTTTTCCCTCCTGCAGAAAAGATAGTATGCTACTTCGGCAGCTGGGCCGTCTACCGTCCGGGCAACGGCGAGATCAGCATCGAGAACGAGATCGACGCGTCGCTCTGCACTCACTTGATCTACACGTTCGTGGGCCTCAACGCCGACGGCACGATCAACATCCTGGACAAGTGGGCTGACCTGCCGGACGCCGGTGGTCGGGACGGCTACAACAAGTTCAATCAGCTGCGCAACGGCAATCCGCGAACCAGGACCCTCGTGGCGATCGGCGGTTGGAACGAGGGATCGGTAACGTACTCGAAGGTCGCCGCTGACCCGGCGCTTCGTGCCACCTTCGTCGAGTCGGCCGCGACGTTCGTCAGGAAGTACGGCTTCGACGGTTTGGACTTCGACTGGGAGTATCCGAATCAACGAGGCGGTTCTCTCAAGGACAGGGAGAACtacgtgctgctgctgaaggAGCTGAGGAAGAGGTTCGACGAGGAGGGCTTGCTGCTGTCGGCTGCCCTCGCAGCTGCACAGTCCTCGGCTAGCAAGTCGTACATCGTTCCGGAAGTTGTCAAGTATCTGGACCTTGTCAATCTGATGGCCTATGACCTGCACGGTCTTTGGGATAAGACGACCGGTGTCAATGCGCCACTGTACGCGGGCTCCTGGGAGAGGGGAGACCAGAGGCTTCTCAATGTGGTAAGTTAATTTGTCAATTTGTCAACTTATACAACCTGTACAatcgttaaaaattaattaaagacGAACGAAAGAAATCGTTATCGCACCTTCATTGTCTCTAAACTCCAAATATCTTCGTTCTGTTTTTGCCGAAAAAAACAGAACGCCTCGATCAACTGGTGGATCTCGCAAGGCGCTGCACCGGAGAAGCTCATTCTCGGCATACCCTTCTACGGGCGAAGCTTCAGTCTGGACGACCAGAGCCAAACCGGAATCGGAGCCCCAGCAACCGCTCCCGGTAGAGCAGGTCCTTACACCCGACAGGCCGGCACTCTGGGCTACAACGAGATCTGCGAGGATCAGGACTGGAAGGAGACGTGGCAGGAGGAACAGCGCGTGCCTTACGCCGTGAAAGGCGACCAGTGGGTCGGCTATGAAAACCCCAGGTGAGTCAGGCGTAATTATAGCTCGAGGGATTTAGTTTTGTGGTgtgtgtcgcggtcgtgccttatCGCGTTCCTGAGCCGCGATAGGTTTCAGCCGAATTTCTGATTAATCGCGGGGCTTAGATAAGCGCGCGTCGTCGCTTAGAAAGAGCGATTGATTCACGTTGCCGATAACGGCTGTcctaattttataaatacataaatacataaatacataaatacataaatacatCTCTTCTCCGCCAGGTCCGTCCAAGAGAAGGCCGAGTTCATCAACAGACTGGGACTAGGCGGTGTGATGGCCTGGAGTATCGAGACCGACGACTTCAAAGGCATCTGCGGCGAGAAGAATCCGCTTCTGAAGACCCTGAACCACGTGCTGCACGGTGGTGCGCCTCTGCCGCCCACGTCTGCCACGACGAAAGCTCCGGACGCCGAGGTGAAATGCCGGACGACGGGCTTCGTCTCTCATCCCAAGAAATGCTCGGTCTTCTACGTCTGCGTCCAGAACGCGTCGGGCGGCTTCGACAGCCACGAGCTCAACTGTTCCAAGGGCCAATTCTTCGACAAGGTGCAGATGAGGTGCAATTATCCGAACCTCGTTCGCTGCTAGAGATATTGCGAGGGTACGGATGACTGGTTTCGAGCGGAAGCTCGATATCGATCTTGATGTCTGACATGATCGGAATCTGAGCtggctatatacgtatatgcataaacaaatattcatTACGTAATTCGAGAGATATAAAATCTTCGGCATGCGTGACATGATCGAcgatgataaataattttcattcgcgcgtgcgagcgcgtAATATGTAATAGATGCGATTAAACtatatgtaaatataatatacaagaTATTTTTGCAACCTCATGCGatgattaatattttcaatctaCTCCTGAAAGCAGATCTTTATACCAGACAGCAGTAGTCACGAGTCCCAGGACTCTATACCCCCATAcatcccttttcttatattCGTATGCAAAGCGGAAGGAGGAGCAGTACTAGCACTCACTTACACACCGCGCGCATAGCTAGCGCGCACATAAGGGATGGCCGCACACGCCTCCGGCAGAGCGATAAATTTTCCGGGCTTtatccctctccctctctctctctctctctctctcacacaatACATCCTtagcgacacacacacacacgctggaGCTCGTGTAGCGATTTCATATGCCTGTTTACCGCTAGCTGACGACATATTTATGGGAGTCGAGACTACAGCTCTGGCTCTCGCTGTACGCGCGCGTTGTAGTAGCTGCCTGCGCCGTtggagagcgagaaaaagccAAAAAAGGGAGTATTATCGCGAGCGTTTGTTTTCCGCCCGGAGCTGCTATAGCGGGTTTTTACGAGACGCTTTTCCGAAAGTGCCGCTGCAGTTTATATACTTGGGGCTCGATGGAATATCGAGGGTTTTTTGTTTATTCGTTAGAGCTATAATCAATCGATCGGCCTCTCCGTTATACATTAAGAATTCCCTTTTCGCGCGGAATTCCGAACGAATCCTTTGAAATATCACATTCGAGTGATCATTATGCATTATGCGCGCGATAGCAGCGggcagaggaggaggagaaaaaaaatcgccggAATTACAGAATCCCGGAGTTGAAAGAGAGTCATGTCGTGAATGAGAGATTcgacgcgtctctctctctctctctccgtcatCCGCACGGCCGAGACGAATGGATATCCTTTTTGCGATTCGCCTGACGCCGCGCGCGGCACATGTAACTCGCGCGTCACGAGTCTCTCATATGGTATGCATGGAAAAGGGGGCTTATTCGTCAATGAGGTAATCGAAATCTGCGTGACGCTTTGTTACACTCTATGGAAATGCGCGACATGCATATAACTTATCTTCGGTATACGagattatttgaaaattgtacCGTAAAAAATGCGATCCCATCCCTCGCTCTCGAGAAAACATCCaagcgcccccccccccctggcCGACTCGTTGCATTCAAAGTTCATAAAACTTGCCCGAGGCAGTTCCGTGTATACGTGCGCAGCTACGCAGCTAAGgctcgtcgacgtcgtcgtcggcggcggcggcggtggcgttTGCCCTGCGGATTATTTGAAGTAGCCCAGTCCCGTTATTCGAGTTATTTCACACATGGCCGTGGATCGATGAGCCTCGTGCAGGTGAGCTATATATAGCTTGCAACAGCTGCGTGTACCGCGCGCCTTTAGTTCCTGCATGCGTCGCGCGGATGCTTCGCTGATTATATGCGGAACAGCCGCATTCGCCGCGGCCCTGCGTCGACGACGCTCTAGTTAGCTGAGCTGCGAGGCAGTTTTGCGTGGGTGTACTTATACGCTTATACGAGGGTCGTGGGGCTTTTGGGGATGTCGATGTGCGCTTGCGGATTATTCGATGAGTGAATGTCACGAGGAGGATCGATAAGCATATAATAAACATTGACACGTGGTTCGAGAATGATGCGGAAAACGAGTGTGTTAGCGCTGATGGTAATAACTcgacgttttttttattacaagtaTTGaaagattaataaaaaaaaaatgatagttATGTCTTTTACCTTCGAAATATCATTGTAGTGTTCGAGGCGTTATTACGCTTTTCGACCTAACGCTTTAAAATCATTAATCGCGTCCAATCCCTTTACATTACATTTCAGAGATCACACATTAATGTTGTCATCATCTCATATTTATAGTTAACCTATCCGGATGGTTCACGAGCATCATTCGCCTCTATAAATAAAAGTCCTCTCGATTGTCGCGCTTCGAACGAAGCAAACTCAGAGAAATTAATTACGAGTTAATTATA is from Nasonia vitripennis strain AsymCx chromosome 1, Nvit_psr_1.1, whole genome shotgun sequence and encodes:
- the LOC100115410 gene encoding chitinase-3-like protein 1, whose protein sequence is MRVAVFWTLAALVACACAAEQKKIVCYFGSWAVYRPGNGEISIENEIDASLCTHLIYTFVGLNADGTINILDKWADLPDAGGRDGYNKFNQLRNGNPRTRTLVAIGGWNEGSVTYSKVAADPALRATFVESAATFVRKYGFDGLDFDWEYPNQRGGSLKDRENYVLLLKELRKRFDEEGLLLSAALAAAQSSASKSYIVPEVVKYLDLVNLMAYDLHGLWDKTTGVNAPLYAGSWERGDQRLLNVNASINWWISQGAAPEKLILGIPFYGRSFSLDDQSQTGIGAPATAPGRAGPYTRQAGTLGYNEICEDQDWKETWQEEQRVPYAVKGDQWVGYENPRSVQEKAEFINRLGLGGVMAWSIETDDFKGICGEKNPLLKTLNHVLHGGAPLPPTSATTKAPDAEVKCRTTGFVSHPKKCSVFYVCVQNASGGFDSHELNCSKGQFFDKVQMRCNYPNLVRC